Below is a window of Pseudomonas sp. B21-040 DNA.
TGCAATTTACCATGATTTAACCATCTCATAGACTGGGTTCTCGTTTACCCCTACGGGACTTGACCATGACCAGATCGCCACTATTCGCGGACGGTGCCAGACCACTTGTTGCCATCGCCACCGATCGCGTGGATCGCTATGGCCATCCTGCGCATACCTTGCTGCACGGCTACGTGGACGCAGTGGCGAGTACAGCTCGCGCATTGCCCTTGGCGCTGCCCGCTGATCCCGATGCCATCGACTTCGACAGCCTGCTGGCCAACGTCGATGGGCTGGTGCTCACCGGCAGCCCGTCAAATATTTCGCCTCTGCGTTATGGCGGCACCGCTACGCCGGACATATCGACGCTGGACCTGGCCAGAGACGCAACGGTTCTACCGCTCGTCAGAAGGCTGGTGGATGCGGGTGTCCCGGTATTGGGCATATGCCGCGGCTTCCAGGAGATGAATGTTGCCTGGGGTGGCACGCTGGACAGTGCCGTTCATCAGCGCCCCAGGGCCATTGACCACCGCGAAGGTGACCATTCCAGACCCATTGTCGAGTGGTATCAGTACAGTCACGGCATCAAGGTTGCTGCGGGTGGACTACTGTCCCGACTGCACGCCGCGGATGATGCGCAAGTCAACTCCTTGCACCATCAAGGCATCGCAAGTCTAGGGACCGGCCTGACTGTCGAGGCCACCGCACCGGACGGGCTGATTGAGGCGTTTTCGGTCACTGGCGCCAGCAGCTTCGCCCTGGCGGTGCAGTGGCATCCGGAGATGCGCGTGCACGATGATCGACTGTCCCGCGACATATTCGAGGCATTTGGTGATGCCTGCCGACGCCGCCGCGAAACGCGCCTGCGTTCAATCGTACACGCTGCACACGTCGAGACTTTGACTTCATGATGAACGCAGAACACATCGACGATCTATTCAGTGATTCGTATGCACAAGCACGCGAAAAGTTTTTTGCGGCTGCCAACCAGCGAAGCCTGTCGATCGACAGCTATGAGCTGAATCTCAAGGGTGGCAGGGACGAAACGCTGGCAACGGATGTCGTGTTCGACGGTCCAAGGGACGCTTCCAAGGTGCTGATCGTGCTCAGTGGCGTCCATGGCGTGGAAGGTTTCCCTGGATCGGCCGTGCAGACTGGCGCACTACAGCTCGATCCGCCCAAGCCGGACGACACGGCGATTCTCTATGTTCACGCGATTAATCCGCACGGCTTTTCCCACCTGCGCCGAGTGACCCAGGAAAACGTAGACCTGAACCGTAACTTTATTCAGTTCGACGGTCCGCTTCCGGAAAACGAGGGTTACCACGAAATTCATGAGGCCCTGCTTCCTGCGCAATGGCCCCCCGAGGATGATCAGGTATTGCAGCAATACCGTATGACCCACGGTGATAAGAAGTTCCAGTGCGCCATCTCCCTGGGCCAGTACCATTACCCGGATGGCATGTTCTTTGGTGGACTGACGCCGACCTGGAGCAACACCACCTTCCGGCAGATCCTGCGTACCTATGCGGCAAACGCCACGGTCATCGCTTCTGTGGACGTCCATACCGGACTCGGCCCCTATGGCTACGGGGAAAAAATATTCGCCACCCGCGACATCTGCACCCTGGAGAAAGCCAGGAACTGGTGGGGTGAGATCACCGACGTACATGCCGGCAGCTCTACCAGCGTGCCGATGAGCGGCCCCATTCAGGTGGCCATTTCGCAGGAATGCCCAGCGGCCAAACACATCGGCATTTGCCTGGAGTTTGGTACCTACCCGATTGAGCAAATAATCACGACGCTGCGGGCCGATCACTGGGTTTTCCGTCACGGCAAGCAGAACACGGCGCAAAGCAGCGAGATCACCCAACGACTCAAGGATTTGTTCTACCCCAACCACGCGGACTGGAAAACACCCGTTTGGACGCAAGCCAGCCATGTCGTGACTCAGGCACTACAAGGGCTGGAAAACTGGTAAGGGCAAACATCGGAAAACAGGGACTTGTTTAAGATTAATTCTAATAAATACAGAGATCTTGATCTATGAACTACTCGACAGTATCGATCACTGAGAACCCGAGTGAGGAAAGTCCTGAAATGGCAATTCCACACCCCACCCTCAGCAAGAAATCAGTTGCCGCCGCGGTGGCTGGTAATGCGCTCGAGTTCTATGACTTTGTCATCTATGCGTATTTCGCAATCTACATCGGCAAAGCCTTTTTCCCGGTGTCAGGCGAGTACGGCAGCCTGATGGCAGCGGCAGCGACCTTTGGCGTCGGCTTTCTCGCGCGGCCACTGGGCGGTGTGCTGATCGGCACCTTTGCCGACAAGGCCGGGCGCAAACCGGCAATGATCCTGACAGCGGCCCTGATCACCCTCGGCACGCTGGGCGTCGCCATCACGCCGAGCTACGAAACGATCGGTATCGCGGCCCCCATCTTCGTGGTTTTTTGCCGTCTGCTGCAGGGCCTGGCCCTGGGCGGCGAGCTGGGTCCTGCGACCTCACTGTTGATTGAAGCTGCACCCCCCGGCCGCCGTGGCTTCTACGCCAGTTGGCAAGTCGCCAGCCAAGGCTTGGCCGTTGCCGTGGGTGGCATGCTCGGGGTGGTGCTGTCCCTGAGCCTGAGCACTGAGCAATTGGCGAGTTGGGGCTGGCGGATTCCGTTCCTGCTGAGCCTGGTGCTGATCCCTCTGGTGGTGTACATGCGCAAGTCCCTGCCCGAAACCCATCAGGACACGCAAGAACGCAGCGGTAGCGCGATAGTCGGCGAGGTGCTGCGTAACCACAAAAAGATTTTGATCCTCGGCATGATGCTGTTCGCCTCGATCGCGGTCGCATCGCAGATTGGCAACTACATGGTGAGCTACGCGGTACAGGTCCTGAAGCTGCCGGCAGCGGTTGCTCAAAGCAGTGTACTGATCGGTGGGATTGTGACCTTTGCCTTTTCCCTGATTGGTGGGCACCTGAGTGATCGTTACGGACGGCGCCTGACCAACATTTTGCCTCGGGTCGCGCTGACCTTGCTGATCGTCCCGCTGTTCCTGTGGCTCACGGGTTCACCAAGCCTGGTCACGTTGCTAACCGTTAATGCGGTACTTGCAGCCCTGACTGCCATGTTTGGCGCGGCGGGTATCGTCCAGGTACCGGAGCTGTTGCCGATCGCTGTGCGCAGCACCGGCCTGTCAATTACCTATGCCATTGGTGCCGCGATATTTGGTGGCAGTACCCAATTCATCGTCACTTGGCTAATTGCTGCAACCGGCAGCCCCATGGCCCCCGCCTGGTACTTGGTCGGTATCAGCATAGTTAGCCTTATTGCCATGCGGATGCTGCCTGAATCACGTGACACCAACGTTCAGGAATAACCGCTGGCACCCCGTGGAAGATTGAATTTTTGCGAAGAGGGAGTTTGAAAAGCGCTCAAAAAGCGCCTTCGGCCTCCCTATAAAACAACAACAATAATTTCAGACGTTTGTCTGTTAACACCACAGTTATAGGCACAGTCAATGTACCGCACAGAAAAGTTGCCAGTATGGTCGGCGGGTATGCTCGCGGCTGTTATTTCAGCGTCGCCGGTTTATGCAGAGGAACATGGGTTTGCCAAAGACAGCACCCTGACGCTCAATACCCGTCAGTGGTATTCCCATGAAATCGGCAGCAAGGCTGTGCACTTCCGCGCACAGACCAATGAAGGCCCCCGCGCGGTGCGAGACCGTACTGCCTGGGTGCAGGGTTTCAAGCTGGATTACATATCCGGTTTCACTCAAGGCCCCCTGGGGTTTGGTCTCGACGTCTCAACCTATTCGGCAGTGGCGCTGGAGCGCAGCCAGCTGGCAACGGCTGGCGGCAGCAACCGCGTGCTGGTGGACAAGGACGGCAATGTGGTCGACGACTGGAGCAAAATCGGCGTGGCGGCGTTGAAGGTAAAACTCGCGCAGACAACGCTCAAAGTCGGTCGGCAGCAGATGTCCAGAACGCCGGTCATGGGTTACGCAGACACCCGGACTCTGCCTGCTTCCTTCGACGGTGTTTCGCTGGAA
It encodes the following:
- a CDS encoding gamma-glutamyl-gamma-aminobutyrate hydrolase family protein codes for the protein MTRSPLFADGARPLVAIATDRVDRYGHPAHTLLHGYVDAVASTARALPLALPADPDAIDFDSLLANVDGLVLTGSPSNISPLRYGGTATPDISTLDLARDATVLPLVRRLVDAGVPVLGICRGFQEMNVAWGGTLDSAVHQRPRAIDHREGDHSRPIVEWYQYSHGIKVAAGGLLSRLHAADDAQVNSLHHQGIASLGTGLTVEATAPDGLIEAFSVTGASSFALAVQWHPEMRVHDDRLSRDIFEAFGDACRRRRETRLRSIVHAAHVETLTS
- a CDS encoding M14 family metallopeptidase, encoding MMNAEHIDDLFSDSYAQAREKFFAAANQRSLSIDSYELNLKGGRDETLATDVVFDGPRDASKVLIVLSGVHGVEGFPGSAVQTGALQLDPPKPDDTAILYVHAINPHGFSHLRRVTQENVDLNRNFIQFDGPLPENEGYHEIHEALLPAQWPPEDDQVLQQYRMTHGDKKFQCAISLGQYHYPDGMFFGGLTPTWSNTTFRQILRTYAANATVIASVDVHTGLGPYGYGEKIFATRDICTLEKARNWWGEITDVHAGSSTSVPMSGPIQVAISQECPAAKHIGICLEFGTYPIEQIITTLRADHWVFRHGKQNTAQSSEITQRLKDLFYPNHADWKTPVWTQASHVVTQALQGLENW
- a CDS encoding MFS transporter; this encodes MAIPHPTLSKKSVAAAVAGNALEFYDFVIYAYFAIYIGKAFFPVSGEYGSLMAAAATFGVGFLARPLGGVLIGTFADKAGRKPAMILTAALITLGTLGVAITPSYETIGIAAPIFVVFCRLLQGLALGGELGPATSLLIEAAPPGRRGFYASWQVASQGLAVAVGGMLGVVLSLSLSTEQLASWGWRIPFLLSLVLIPLVVYMRKSLPETHQDTQERSGSAIVGEVLRNHKKILILGMMLFASIAVASQIGNYMVSYAVQVLKLPAAVAQSSVLIGGIVTFAFSLIGGHLSDRYGRRLTNILPRVALTLLIVPLFLWLTGSPSLVTLLTVNAVLAALTAMFGAAGIVQVPELLPIAVRSTGLSITYAIGAAIFGGSTQFIVTWLIAATGSPMAPAWYLVGISIVSLIAMRMLPESRDTNVQE